In the Gopherus flavomarginatus isolate rGopFla2 unplaced genomic scaffold, rGopFla2.mat.asm mat_scaffold_730_arrow_ctg1, whole genome shotgun sequence genome, one interval contains:
- the LOC127042625 gene encoding olfactory receptor 5A1-like, whose amino-acid sequence MENQTEVTEFIILGLSNDPQMQIFLFLVFLVVYLIMLLANMVIMLVIRADSHLHTPMYFFLSHLSFVDICYSSAIVPKNLVHFLAEYKTISVNSCITQMFFIFLPAVTEVYILSAMAYDRYAAICDPLRYMDTMSKGICFQLVTGAWVIGFIDALLNTVFALKLHFCGPNQINHFSCELPSLLCLSCTETLTNQVMLFTSVVILGTSSFLFTLISYIYIISTILRIRSAEGRRKAFSTCSSHLIVVGLLYLTAFFQYTKPRSVSSVVLNEMFSIQYSILTPMLNPIIYSLKNKDMKTAIGKMLGKFKFFK is encoded by the coding sequence ATGGAAAATCAAACCGAAGTGACTGAATTTATTATCCTGGGACTTTCCAATGACCCACAGATGCAGATTTTCCTCTTCCTGGTGTTTTTAGTTGTCTACCTAATCATGCTTTTGGCAAATATGGTGATCATGCTAGTGATAAGGGCTGATTCTCACCTTCACACCCCAATGTACTTCTTCCTGTCTCATTTATCCTTTGTTGATATCTGCTATTCCTCAGCCATTGTCCCTAAGAACTTGGTGCATTTCTTAGCAGAGTACAAAACCATTTCTGTCAATAGCTGCATTACACAGATGTTCTTCATTTTCCTGCCAGCTGTTACAGAAGTTTATATTCTCTCAGCAATGGCTTATGACCGCTACGCTGCCATCTGTGACCCATTACGTTACATGGATACAATGAGCAAAGGGATCTGTTTTCAGCTCGTGACTGGTGCATGGGTGATAGGCTTCATAGATGCCCTGcttaacactgtttttgccctcaAGCTGCATTTCTGTGGGCCCAATCAAATCAACCATTTCAGCTGTGAGCTCCCTAGTCTATTATGTCTGTCCTGCACTGAGACCCTCACCAATCAAGTGATGCTTTTTACTTCTGTTGTCATACTTGGAACAAGCTCCTTTCTCTTCACCCTGATCTCCTACATTtacatcatctccaccatcctgaggaTACGCTCTGCGGAGGGCAGGCGTAAAGCCTTCTCCACGTGCAGCTCCCACCTTATTGTGGTTGGTTTGTTGTACTTGACAGCTTTTTTCCAATACACAAAACCCAGGTCAGTCTCCTCTGTGGTTCTGAATGAAATGTTCTCCATCCAGTACAGCATCTTgacccccatgttaaaccccatcatctacagcctgaaaaacaaGGATATGAAAACAGCTATAGGGAAAATGTTGGGGAAATTCAAATTTTTCAAGTAG